A portion of the Planctomycetota bacterium genome contains these proteins:
- the hypE gene encoding hydrogenase expression/formation protein HypE: protein MVEPRVLLAHGGGGSLTRQLIRDMVVSRFGNPALAPLSDSALLDLPPGRVAFTTDSYVVKPLRFRGGDIGRLAVCGTVNDLAMVGATPLHLSLALILEEGLAFDDLAAVLDSAQAAAAEAGVAVVCGDTKVVERGAADGLFINTSGIGVIPAGRNVAMERAAPGDAVLVSGPIGEHGVAILSERQGLSFETPVSSDVAPLAGLVAAILAAGGEAVHALRDPTRGGLGMVVCEVAEACRHDIELDEAKIPVRPEVRGACDLLGLDPLYVANEGKVVVVCAEAAASAVLAAMRAHPLGRSAARIGRVLDGARGRVTLRTSIGGRRVVDPPYGEQLPRIC from the coding sequence ATGGTTGAACCTCGCGTGTTGCTGGCGCACGGCGGCGGCGGCTCGCTCACCAGGCAGCTCATCCGGGACATGGTGGTCTCCCGCTTCGGGAACCCCGCGCTGGCGCCGCTGTCGGACAGCGCGCTCCTGGACCTGCCGCCGGGCCGCGTGGCGTTCACGACCGACAGCTATGTGGTGAAGCCGCTGCGCTTCCGCGGAGGCGACATCGGGCGCCTCGCCGTGTGCGGCACAGTGAACGATCTGGCGATGGTGGGGGCGACGCCGCTGCACCTCTCGCTTGCGCTCATCCTCGAAGAGGGTCTGGCCTTCGACGACCTCGCGGCCGTCCTGGACTCGGCCCAGGCCGCGGCGGCAGAGGCCGGCGTGGCCGTGGTCTGCGGGGACACGAAGGTGGTCGAGCGCGGCGCGGCCGACGGCCTGTTCATCAACACCTCGGGCATCGGCGTGATTCCCGCGGGAAGGAACGTGGCAATGGAACGCGCCGCGCCGGGCGACGCCGTGCTCGTCAGCGGCCCCATCGGCGAACACGGCGTGGCGATCCTGAGCGAACGGCAGGGCCTGAGCTTCGAGACCCCGGTGTCGAGCGACGTGGCGCCCCTCGCTGGCCTCGTGGCCGCCATCCTCGCGGCCGGCGGCGAGGCGGTCCACGCGCTGCGCGACCCCACGCGCGGCGGGCTCGGGATGGTGGTGTGCGAGGTCGCCGAGGCCTGCCGCCACGACATCGAGCTCGACGAGGCGAAGATTCCCGTGCGGCCCGAGGTCCGGGGCGCGTGCGACCTGCTGGGCCTCGACCCCCTCTACGTGGCCAACGAAGGCAAGGTGGTCGTAGTCTGTGCCGAAGCCGCCGCATCGGCGGTCCTCGCGGCCATGCGGGCGCACCCGCTGGGCCGGTCGGCCGCGCGCATCGGCCGCGTGCTCGACGGCGCGAGGGGGCGCGTGACGCTGCGCACAAGCATCGGCGGGAGGCGGGTTGTGGATCCGCCCTACGGGGAGCAGTTGCCGAGAATCTGTTGA